In a single window of the bacterium genome:
- a CDS encoding metal-sensing transcriptional repressor: protein MPVAAIEAEVFATEAERKKLLSRLARVEGQLRGVQKMIESGKDCELVAQQLAAARGALNKAFYELIACAFRAKLGSGHTPEIEDRLSDMASLLAKYA from the coding sequence ATGCCGGTAGCTGCCATCGAAGCCGAGGTCTTTGCAACCGAGGCCGAACGGAAGAAACTACTCAGTCGCCTGGCTCGAGTCGAGGGCCAGCTACGGGGTGTGCAGAAGATGATCGAGTCGGGCAAGGACTGTGAGCTGGTCGCGCAACAGTTGGCCGCAGCCCGGGGGGCGCTCAACAAGGCCTTCTACGAGCTGATTGCGTGCGCGTTCAGGGCCAAGCTCGGCAGCGGCCATACACCCGAGATTGAAGATCGTCTCTCCGACATGGCCAGCCTGCTCGCCAAGTACGCCTGA
- a CDS encoding cystathionine gamma-synthase family protein — MKRRRKAPPKLSGMRPESLMMSYGYRPEDSEGAVKPPVFQTSTFVFRSAEEGKEFFSWAYGLEERDPLKPMGLIYSRLNNPDLEILEDRLNLWDGAEESAVFGSGMAAISTTLLALVPVATSVIFSRPVYGGTDYLMEHILPSFGIPTREFPAGGDPTLLEEICRELEAQGTPCRMVFLETPANPTITLADIEGSARVAHEFGALCAVDNTFLGPLYQSPLRHGADLVLYSATKYLGGHCDLLAGAALGSVELIEKIKALRTILGTMLDPHSAWLMLRSLETAKLRMTCARKNAEKVAAWLVEHPQISRVHFAGYPETESQKEIYRRQCTGPGGVIAFEIDRAGEKEAFQFLNAVRMIKLAVSLGGTESLIEHPSTMTHSDIPVDEQLAIGITAGLVRLSVGIEHHDDIIADLAYALDQIDVAEPVSATAETG, encoded by the coding sequence ATGAAACGACGCCGAAAAGCACCTCCCAAGCTCTCGGGCATGCGCCCGGAATCGCTCATGATGAGCTACGGCTATCGGCCGGAAGACTCCGAAGGAGCCGTCAAGCCTCCGGTCTTTCAAACCTCCACTTTCGTATTCCGCTCGGCGGAAGAGGGCAAGGAATTCTTCTCCTGGGCCTACGGGCTCGAAGAACGAGACCCGCTGAAGCCCATGGGACTGATCTACAGCCGGCTCAACAACCCCGACCTCGAGATCCTCGAGGATCGCCTGAACCTCTGGGATGGAGCCGAAGAAAGTGCCGTTTTCGGCTCGGGCATGGCCGCAATCTCGACGACCTTGCTCGCATTGGTGCCGGTCGCGACCTCAGTTATTTTCTCCCGCCCGGTCTACGGCGGCACCGACTACTTGATGGAACACATCCTCCCCAGCTTCGGTATACCGACCCGCGAGTTCCCGGCCGGCGGAGACCCGACGCTACTGGAGGAGATCTGCCGGGAGCTCGAAGCTCAGGGGACCCCGTGCCGCATGGTTTTCCTGGAAACCCCGGCCAACCCGACGATCACCCTGGCCGATATCGAAGGCAGCGCGCGCGTGGCACACGAATTCGGAGCTCTGTGCGCGGTAGACAACACGTTCCTGGGCCCGCTCTACCAGAGTCCACTCAGGCACGGAGCCGACCTGGTCCTCTACTCGGCGACGAAATACCTGGGCGGACACTGTGATCTTCTGGCCGGTGCCGCGCTCGGATCGGTGGAGCTGATCGAGAAGATCAAGGCCCTACGGACGATTCTCGGCACCATGCTCGACCCTCACTCGGCGTGGCTGATGCTGAGATCCCTCGAGACGGCGAAGCTGCGCATGACCTGCGCCCGCAAGAACGCCGAGAAGGTGGCCGCCTGGTTGGTAGAACACCCGCAGATCTCCAGGGTGCACTTCGCGGGTTATCCGGAGACCGAGTCGCAGAAGGAGATCTACCGGCGCCAGTGCACGGGCCCGGGCGGCGTTATCGCGTTCGAGATCGACCGCGCGGGAGAAAAAGAAGCGTTCCAGTTTCTGAACGCGGTTCGGATGATCAAGCTCGCCGTCAGCCTGGGCGGCACCGAGTCTCTGATCGAGCACCCGTCCACCATGACCCACTCGGATATCCCGGTCGACGAGCAACTCGCTATCGGCATCACCGCCGGGCTGGTTCGACTCTCCGTCGGCATCGAGCACCACGACGACATCATCGCTGATCTCGCCTACGCGCTCGATCAGATCGACGTAGCAGAACCGGTGTCCGCGACCGCAGAGACGGGCTAA
- a CDS encoding MBL fold metallo-hydrolase, giving the protein MSTDTATSTEWSAQELHTKLDSSQDFFVFDVRAEDEFEAWQIEGKKALPTVNLPYYEMLEFDEFDEVTDSFKAFLEAGTADKLPRNVPILAVCAKGDTSEFVAEALRQLDFEAYNLTGGTVAWGDYYDIKPVVAGDATVYQVTRPARGCLSYVVVSGGKAIVIDPLRHIDHYVALAEAKRFEIELVLDTHGHADHISGGPELAAKLEVPYHLHPYDGIHPLDVLPAKIGYRYLKDGQTFTVGGKTIETLHIPGHTLGNVAFLWNGRYLFTGDSIFIQSIARPDLGGHGDTWAPLHYASLRRLLELPESTLVLPAHFSGLGEAGDSGLFAGNLGELIQSNEGLQMARKSEEEFVAYILASLPKFPKEYIDIKRVNAGLLEVGESKASELELGKNICALAQAYEDSAES; this is encoded by the coding sequence ATGAGTACCGACACAGCCACCAGTACCGAATGGTCCGCTCAAGAACTCCACACGAAACTCGATAGCAGCCAGGACTTCTTCGTTTTCGACGTTCGGGCCGAGGACGAGTTCGAAGCGTGGCAGATCGAAGGCAAGAAGGCGCTGCCGACGGTCAACTTGCCGTACTACGAGATGCTCGAGTTCGACGAGTTTGATGAGGTAACCGACTCCTTCAAGGCGTTCCTGGAAGCCGGAACCGCCGACAAGCTGCCGCGTAACGTTCCTATTCTGGCAGTCTGCGCGAAGGGCGACACCTCGGAGTTCGTCGCCGAGGCCCTGCGGCAGCTTGACTTCGAGGCCTACAACCTGACTGGCGGCACGGTAGCGTGGGGTGACTACTACGACATCAAACCCGTAGTGGCAGGGGACGCGACGGTCTATCAGGTCACCCGTCCGGCAAGAGGCTGCTTGAGCTACGTCGTCGTAAGCGGTGGCAAGGCCATCGTCATCGACCCACTACGCCACATCGACCACTATGTCGCCCTGGCGGAAGCCAAGCGTTTCGAGATTGAACTGGTACTGGACACTCATGGTCACGCCGATCACATAAGCGGCGGTCCCGAGCTCGCCGCGAAGCTCGAAGTTCCCTATCATTTGCATCCCTACGATGGGATTCATCCTCTCGACGTCCTGCCGGCGAAGATCGGCTACCGCTATCTCAAAGACGGCCAGACCTTCACGGTCGGCGGCAAGACGATAGAGACGCTCCACATTCCCGGGCACACGCTCGGCAACGTCGCTTTTCTCTGGAACGGCCGGTATCTCTTCACCGGCGACAGCATTTTCATCCAGTCGATCGCCAGACCGGATCTGGGAGGGCACGGCGACACCTGGGCACCGCTGCACTACGCCTCGCTGCGGCGCTTGCTCGAGCTGCCGGAGTCGACGCTGGTCCTTCCCGCCCACTTTAGTGGATTGGGCGAGGCCGGCGATAGCGGCTTGTTCGCAGGCAACCTCGGCGAACTGATCCAATCCAACGAGGGACTGCAGATGGCCCGGAAGTCGGAAGAAGAGTTCGTCGCCTACATCCTGGCGAGCCTGCCCAAGTTCCCGAAGGAGTACATCGACATCAAGCGGGTCAATGCCGGCCTGCTGGAGGTCGGCGAGAGCAAGGCCTCGGAGCTCGAGCTGGGCAAGAATATCTGCGCCCTGGCCCAAGCCTACGAAGACAGCGCTGAATCGTAG
- a CDS encoding sterol-binding protein encodes MADEPAPETEGEETVQPAVVVLMDSQWAELACEAWNENPTLTDELAAPGWVANNKDRGYKVIQIYRTDCEASPWVELHIADQDGKAICVYGGPIKTEELISGVDYIMHAQTHRWQEMGAGNYGPMKGMITGRLKFKGPKWEAMKNMGPFTSFLQLAGEVPSDASVCPEESTS; translated from the coding sequence ATGGCGGACGAGCCCGCCCCTGAAACTGAGGGCGAGGAGACCGTGCAACCGGCTGTCGTCGTCTTGATGGATTCGCAGTGGGCAGAGCTCGCCTGCGAGGCCTGGAACGAGAACCCGACGCTAACCGACGAGCTGGCCGCGCCGGGCTGGGTCGCCAACAACAAGGACCGCGGCTACAAGGTCATCCAGATCTACCGCACGGACTGCGAGGCGTCGCCCTGGGTCGAGCTCCATATTGCCGACCAGGACGGCAAGGCCATTTGCGTTTATGGTGGACCGATCAAGACCGAGGAGCTGATCAGCGGGGTCGACTACATCATGCACGCTCAAACCCACCGGTGGCAGGAGATGGGGGCCGGCAACTACGGTCCGATGAAAGGCATGATAACCGGGCGGTTGAAGTTCAAGGGCCCGAAGTGGGAAGCCATGAAAAACATGGGCCCGTTCACGAGCTTTCTCCAGCTGGCGGGAGAAGTGCCCTCCGACGCCTCGGTCTGTCCCGAGGAAAGCACGAGTTAG
- a CDS encoding NAD(P)/FAD-dependent oxidoreductase, which translates to MKDLVILGAGTAGTMVANHLRSKLPGGWQTTVVDPEAEHLYQPGLLFLPFGARDEAKMIRRREKTLAPGIHWIEKRVEEIDLDERTVAFSGHDRQHFDQLVIATGSRICPEETPGLTGEHWGKAIHDFYTLEGAQRLRDTLATFERGRLVVNIVEMPIKCPVAPLEFLFLADDFFKKRGIRDQVELVYVTPLDGAFTKPACSDVLGYMLDEKGISLETEFNTGEVDGDSRILRSYDDREVNYDLLVTVPTHMGAEVVEKSGLGDELGFVPTDNHTLQAAGHDNIFVLGDAANVPTSKAGSVAHFQSEVVAEHVMRSIRGEELHRGSDGHANCFIESGDGKALLIDFNYYTEPLPGHYPLPAVGPFKLLGESRLNHIGKLSFRWLYWNALLPARPMPISNRMSMVGKKSIKAPGGPSAPKQTHEKAA; encoded by the coding sequence ATGAAAGATCTAGTCATCCTAGGAGCGGGAACCGCGGGCACGATGGTGGCGAATCATCTTCGGAGCAAGTTGCCCGGCGGCTGGCAGACAACGGTCGTCGATCCCGAAGCCGAGCATCTCTACCAGCCGGGGCTGCTCTTCCTGCCGTTCGGTGCGCGCGACGAAGCCAAGATGATCCGAAGGCGCGAGAAGACACTGGCGCCCGGCATCCACTGGATAGAAAAGCGGGTCGAGGAGATCGATCTCGACGAGCGCACGGTGGCGTTCTCGGGACACGATCGGCAGCACTTCGATCAGCTGGTAATTGCTACGGGCTCGAGGATCTGCCCGGAAGAGACTCCGGGCCTCACGGGAGAACACTGGGGCAAAGCGATTCATGATTTCTATACCCTCGAAGGTGCGCAGCGGCTGCGTGACACCCTGGCGACGTTCGAGCGCGGGAGACTCGTGGTCAACATCGTCGAGATGCCGATCAAATGCCCGGTAGCGCCGCTCGAGTTTCTCTTTCTGGCGGATGACTTCTTCAAGAAGCGAGGCATTCGCGACCAAGTGGAGCTGGTCTATGTCACGCCGCTTGACGGCGCCTTCACCAAGCCGGCCTGCTCGGACGTCCTGGGCTACATGCTGGACGAGAAGGGGATCTCGCTCGAGACCGAGTTCAACACGGGCGAGGTCGATGGTGATTCGCGGATTCTGCGCTCGTACGACGATCGCGAGGTCAACTACGACCTGCTCGTGACCGTACCGACGCACATGGGAGCCGAGGTGGTAGAGAAGTCCGGGTTGGGTGACGAGCTGGGCTTCGTGCCGACCGATAACCACACGCTACAGGCCGCCGGCCACGACAACATCTTCGTGCTCGGGGACGCCGCCAATGTGCCCACCTCCAAGGCCGGTTCGGTGGCGCACTTTCAAAGCGAGGTCGTGGCCGAGCACGTCATGCGCTCGATCCGCGGCGAGGAGCTCCACAGGGGCTCCGACGGCCATGCCAATTGCTTCATCGAGAGCGGTGACGGCAAGGCACTTCTGATCGACTTCAACTACTACACCGAGCCGTTGCCGGGACACTACCCCCTGCCGGCGGTCGGCCCGTTCAAACTGCTCGGCGAAAGCCGACTCAATCACATCGGCAAGCTCTCGTTCCGATGGCTCTATTGGAATGCCCTTCTACCGGCGCGACCCATGCCGATCTCGAATCGGATGTCGATGGTCGGTAAAAAGAGCATCAAAGCGCCAGGCGGTCCGAGCGCTCCGAAACAAACCCACGAAAAAGCCGCGTAA
- a CDS encoding TusE/DsrC/DsvC family sulfur relay protein, with product MPAVNYAGHEVEVNEEGFLVDSGQWSKEIAEALATEAGIGPLTEKHWEVIDFCRKDAEEQGTPPGLRRISKLSSVNMKELYQLFPKGPGKLAAKVSGLPKPQGCI from the coding sequence ATGCCAGCGGTCAACTACGCAGGACATGAAGTAGAAGTGAACGAAGAGGGCTTCCTGGTCGATAGTGGCCAGTGGAGCAAGGAAATCGCCGAAGCGCTTGCGACCGAAGCCGGAATCGGCCCGCTGACCGAGAAGCACTGGGAGGTCATCGACTTTTGCCGCAAGGACGCGGAAGAGCAAGGCACCCCTCCCGGTCTGCGTCGTATCTCGAAGCTCTCCAGCGTCAACATGAAGGAGCTCTATCAGCTCTTCCCCAAGGGTCCCGGAAAACTCGCCGCCAAGGTGTCGGGCCTGCCCAAGCCGCAAGGTTGCATCTGA